In Acidiphilium acidophilum, one genomic interval encodes:
- a CDS encoding PEP-CTERM sorting domain-containing protein, whose amino-acid sequence MRKIFIALATFAGLAASVSAHAGAYTPATSVTYDTIGRQFTITDNGPDTVYVAPGQSFTLTGNWSIGTVDTSYCPDCIIQLYLAGVSPLAGQSNLYSSGIQNNNQASGTYALTLTAPTSLGTYYAGGTSTLDYQYDPVSGGANAAGLVNYQINVPEPGSLALLGTGLVLLGFAIRRRRNTGI is encoded by the coding sequence ATGAGAAAAATCTTTATCGCTTTAGCGACCTTCGCGGGGTTGGCGGCTTCGGTTTCGGCTCATGCCGGGGCTTACACGCCGGCGACCAGCGTGACGTACGATACGATCGGGCGACAGTTCACGATCACGGATAACGGTCCCGACACTGTCTATGTGGCGCCGGGGCAAAGCTTTACCTTGACGGGTAACTGGTCGATCGGAACGGTGGACACGAGCTATTGTCCCGACTGTATCATTCAGTTGTATCTTGCGGGCGTGTCACCTTTGGCTGGCCAGTCGAATCTTTATTCCAGTGGGATTCAAAATAACAATCAGGCGAGCGGCACATATGCGCTGACGCTGACCGCGCCGACCTCGTTGGGTACCTATTATGCCGGGGGCACTTCGACGCTTGACTATCAATACGATCCAGTAAGTGGCGGCGCGAATGCGGCGGGTTTGGTCAATTATCAGATCAACGTGCCGGAGCCGGGCAGTCTGGCCCTGCTTGGGACCGGGCTGGTTCTTCTGGGTTTTGCGATCAGAAGGCGCCGGAATACCGGTATCTGA
- a CDS encoding selenium-binding protein SBP56-related protein yields the protein MSTALHMRPDPTFYPSARLAMEAKAETIGYVALLSKDNTKPDALAVVDLDPTSSRFGTVLNKLVLPYIGDELHHYGWSACSASLCPTSGHAFSERRYLVVPGIRSSRIYIIDTKPDPRTPKIAKIIEPEELKRKTGYSRPHTVHCGPEGVYISTLGGKGIAGDESPAGVFILDCDSFEIRGQWEIDRGDQFAHYDFWWNMPHDYMVSSEWGLPPLFENGVVPEALMSGKYGHKLHFWDLRGRRHIQSIDLGANHQMALEIRPAHEPTKDYGFLGVVIDNTNLEGSIWTWWREGGKFHAKKTAIIPPEPADPELLPDMLKPFGAVPPLITDIDLSLDDRFLYVACWGTGELRQYDVSDPMAPKHTGSVRAGGIAARKPHASGAPFHGGPQMLEISRDGKRIYFTNSLYSTWDTQFYPSDVPGQMVMCHVDDAGGLRLDPEFRIEFGADYGAHQVRLEGGDCSTESFCFASV from the coding sequence ATGAGCACCGCTCTTCATATGAGGCCCGATCCTACTTTCTACCCTTCGGCACGTCTGGCGATGGAAGCCAAGGCTGAGACGATCGGGTACGTTGCGCTTTTGAGCAAGGACAATACCAAACCCGATGCGTTGGCCGTTGTAGATCTCGATCCCACATCGAGCCGGTTTGGCACCGTGCTAAATAAACTTGTGCTCCCTTATATCGGGGACGAACTCCATCATTATGGGTGGAGCGCTTGTAGCGCGTCTCTGTGTCCCACGAGCGGCCATGCCTTTAGCGAAAGACGCTATTTGGTTGTGCCCGGTATCCGCTCTTCACGTATCTATATCATCGATACCAAGCCCGACCCTCGGACACCGAAAATCGCAAAGATCATTGAGCCTGAGGAACTGAAGCGCAAAACCGGCTATTCACGGCCGCACACCGTTCATTGCGGGCCGGAGGGCGTCTATATCAGCACGCTCGGCGGCAAAGGAATCGCGGGGGACGAGAGTCCTGCGGGTGTGTTCATTCTGGACTGTGATAGCTTTGAGATCCGCGGCCAGTGGGAAATCGACCGGGGTGACCAATTCGCCCACTACGATTTCTGGTGGAACATGCCCCACGATTATATGGTTTCCAGCGAGTGGGGACTTCCTCCACTGTTCGAGAATGGCGTGGTGCCGGAAGCTCTGATGAGCGGCAAGTATGGCCACAAGCTTCACTTTTGGGATTTGCGGGGACGGCGCCATATCCAGAGCATCGATCTGGGTGCCAACCATCAAATGGCGCTCGAAATCCGTCCTGCCCACGAACCGACCAAGGATTACGGGTTCCTGGGGGTCGTGATCGACAATACCAACCTCGAAGGGTCGATCTGGACCTGGTGGCGCGAAGGCGGCAAATTCCATGCGAAAAAGACGGCTATCATTCCGCCGGAACCGGCTGACCCCGAGCTTCTGCCGGACATGCTGAAGCCGTTTGGGGCGGTTCCGCCGCTGATCACCGATATCGATCTCTCACTCGATGACCGATTCTTGTACGTTGCGTGCTGGGGAACCGGGGAGTTGCGGCAATACGACGTCAGCGACCCGATGGCCCCGAAGCACACCGGATCGGTGCGGGCCGGCGGCATTGCGGCGCGCAAACCCCATGCTTCGGGCGCCCCCTTCCACGGTGGCCCGCAAATGCTGGAAATCAGCCGCGACGGCAAGCGGATCTATTTCACCAATTCGCTCTACAGCACATGGGACACACAATTTTATCCAAGCGATGTGCCCGGGCAGATGGTAATGTGCCATGTCGATGACGCGGGCGGCCTGAGGCTCGACCCCGAGTTCAGGATTGAATTTGGTGCCGACTATGGCGCACATCAGGTCAGGCTCGAAGGCGGGGATTGTTCGACGGAAAGTTTCTGTTTCGCCTCCGTCTGA
- a CDS encoding type II toxin-antitoxin system Phd/YefM family antitoxin, producing MNSWPVQDAKARFSELLDTCLKSGPQLVTKRGAEMAVLVPVREWKRLQSASKPSLKDLLLAPSSHAEIPIPERNRFKRRQSLSPD from the coding sequence ATGAACAGTTGGCCGGTACAGGATGCGAAAGCGCGATTTAGCGAGCTCCTTGACACATGCCTGAAATCAGGACCGCAGTTGGTAACGAAGCGGGGTGCTGAGATGGCCGTTTTGGTGCCTGTCCGGGAATGGAAACGGCTCCAGAGTGCCAGCAAACCGTCCCTGAAGGACCTGCTGCTTGCGCCCTCATCCCATGCGGAAATCCCAATTCCTGAACGAAATCGGTTCAAGCGCCGGCAGTCGCTTAGTCCGGACTGA
- a CDS encoding response regulator, with product MTPRLTGKRIMIVDDEPMIALLLETALADEDCEIVGPFPSVAAAHAAATTEPLDFALLDVNVADGKVYPIAEALDARGIRFLLLSGYGDGDCPDNRSHWQTAAKPFAIDPLIERICTALGTT from the coding sequence ATGACGCCCCGGCTAACCGGCAAACGCATCATGATCGTCGATGACGAACCAATGATCGCCCTGCTGCTCGAAACCGCCCTCGCGGACGAGGACTGCGAAATCGTAGGCCCTTTCCCCAGCGTCGCCGCCGCCCACGCTGCGGCCACCACCGAGCCGCTCGATTTCGCTTTGCTCGACGTCAATGTGGCGGACGGCAAAGTCTACCCGATCGCCGAAGCCCTCGACGCAAGGGGCATCCGCTTCCTCCTGCTTTCCGGCTACGGCGACGGCGACTGCCCCGACAACCGCTCCCACTGGCAAACCGCCGCCAAACCCTTCGCGATCGATCCGCTGATCGAACGGATCTGCACGGCCCTCGGGACCACATGA
- a CDS encoding GAD-like domain-containing protein, whose amino-acid sequence MTNINANFEYCIKKFGPPKDGETVPTEIRETYRGKVPQSLLDFWDVYGTGLWLDGKFQLVRPDRYQSLVDMLFEGDPDFPPGQSVLIGYTAFGTLMIWNDKNYFLRTDLVDKVAFTRHVSPKHPMLDGDRNLPTTLSNIDGDGYDYIEHTDAAKPLFARAMKKCGKLAYGECYGFVPAVGLGGRGVLDEVNKVRAAEHFAIIGQLEPIQLRYMDTEKRKIVVLREIGAPQSVALPSE is encoded by the coding sequence ATGACCAATATTAACGCAAATTTCGAATATTGCATCAAAAAATTCGGTCCACCCAAAGACGGTGAAACTGTACCGACGGAAATTCGAGAAACATACCGCGGCAAGGTGCCCCAGTCATTGCTAGACTTTTGGGATGTTTATGGTACTGGCCTCTGGCTCGATGGAAAATTCCAGCTAGTTCGTCCAGACCGATATCAAAGTTTGGTTGATATGCTATTCGAAGGCGACCCGGACTTTCCACCAGGGCAGTCCGTTCTGATTGGATATACAGCCTTTGGTACGCTCATGATTTGGAACGATAAGAATTATTTTTTAAGAACTGATCTTGTTGATAAGGTGGCATTTACAAGACACGTTAGCCCCAAACATCCTATGTTAGACGGCGATAGAAATCTTCCTACAACTCTTTCTAATATTGATGGTGACGGATATGATTACATCGAGCACACTGATGCGGCGAAGCCTTTATTCGCCCGCGCGATGAAAAAATGTGGGAAGCTCGCCTATGGCGAGTGCTACGGTTTCGTCCCCGCAGTTGGATTGGGCGGCCGAGGTGTGCTTGACGAAGTGAACAAGGTCCGGGCGGCCGAGCATTTTGCGATCATCGGACAACTCGAACCGATCCAACTCCGTTACATGGATACCGAAAAGCGAAAAATCGTGGTTCTAAGGGAAATTGGTGCGCCTCAGAGTGTCGCCCTGCCGTCAGAATAG
- a CDS encoding type II toxin-antitoxin system VapC family toxin, which yields MQYLLDTNVVSELRRVRPHGAVLRWIEAIPADDLFLSAVTIGEIQAGIEITREQDPEKAADIETWLDQVVDSYNVVPINGPVFRCWAKLMHRQSNNLIEDGLIAASAITHNLVVVTRNVKYFANFRVKTLNPFEPLLEQ from the coding sequence ATGCAGTACCTCCTCGACACCAATGTTGTGTCCGAACTGCGACGCGTTCGGCCTCATGGGGCCGTTCTCAGATGGATTGAAGCTATACCCGCTGACGATCTTTTCCTATCAGCCGTCACCATCGGCGAGATACAGGCTGGTATCGAGATCACTCGTGAGCAGGACCCAGAAAAGGCGGCCGATATCGAAACATGGCTGGATCAGGTCGTGGACTCATACAATGTCGTGCCGATCAATGGTCCAGTGTTTCGCTGCTGGGCGAAACTGATGCATCGACAAAGCAACAACTTGATCGAGGATGGCCTGATCGCAGCGAGTGCAATAACTCATAATCTCGTTGTCGTAACTCGAAATGTAAAATACTTTGCAAATTTCAGAGTTAAGACATTGAATCCGTTTGAGCCTTTACTCGAACAGTAA
- a CDS encoding alpha/beta hydrolase, whose product MQNPDTIWSTLGTAERSAAYDNTNAVANSAALNQERIEASAAYRAANGGALDLAYQPGERTAWDLYPAADPAAPCLVFIHGGYWWKNRRQDFACLAAGIAAHGWSVAVPGYDLAPAVSVSAIVAQIRAALDWLQAHGAAHGIAGRVIVSGWSAGGHLAAMALDHPLIAAGMGISGVYELGPLRDTNLNQYLRLSDDDLTQASPLRLPVVDKEFAIAYGAAELPALIHSSRDFHAHRAASQAPGVLLPVAHADHFTIIAQLREPDSRLIRCILDLERFAAR is encoded by the coding sequence ATGCAGAACCCCGACACGATCTGGTCGACTCTTGGTACCGCGGAGCGGTCCGCCGCTTATGACAATACCAATGCCGTGGCGAACAGTGCGGCGCTGAACCAGGAGCGGATCGAGGCTTCGGCGGCGTATCGGGCGGCGAATGGCGGCGCGCTCGATCTGGCGTATCAGCCGGGTGAACGGACGGCGTGGGATTTGTATCCGGCGGCCGATCCGGCGGCGCCATGCCTCGTGTTCATTCATGGCGGCTATTGGTGGAAGAACCGGCGGCAGGATTTTGCGTGCCTCGCCGCGGGCATTGCGGCGCATGGCTGGTCGGTCGCTGTTCCGGGGTATGATCTGGCACCGGCGGTTTCGGTGAGTGCGATTGTGGCGCAGATCCGTGCTGCACTCGACTGGTTGCAGGCACATGGCGCGGCGCATGGCATTGCGGGGCGGGTGATCGTGTCGGGCTGGTCGGCCGGGGGGCATCTGGCGGCGATGGCGCTCGATCATCCGCTGATCGCGGCAGGGATGGGGATTTCCGGGGTTTATGAACTTGGGCCGCTGCGCGACACCAATCTCAACCAGTATCTGCGCCTGAGCGATGATGATTTGACGCAAGCCTCGCCGCTGCGGCTGCCCGTGGTGGACAAGGAGTTTGCGATTGCCTATGGCGCGGCGGAATTGCCGGCGCTGATCCATAGCAGCCGGGATTTTCATGCCCACCGGGCCGCCAGCCAGGCGCCGGGCGTGCTGCTGCCGGTGGCCCATGCGGATCATTTCACGATCATTGCGCAGTTACGCGAGCCGGACAGCCGGTTGATCCGCTGTATTCTCGATCTTGAACGGTTTGCCGCACGGTAA
- a CDS encoding polymorphic toxin type 15 domain-containing protein, translating into MRAHEASESQLSSRDTAKPSVDCAEAIPCFETPKGQSTKDMAQQLKDQQDTINDQSPEEMQKRLDEADSRRQTTGSYRPEGDANARENACSNYQTDRQAELESQFQEEGLTPEEAAKEAATQTAKEMAGMDATHALDAIAGGAQGDSLTMANRSINRSIGAQWKSRVKALKKAVKQALKRGDKHMDVKLEPCEDEPES; encoded by the coding sequence TTGCGTGCGCACGAGGCTTCCGAGTCGCAGCTTTCAAGCCGCGATACGGCGAAACCATCCGTCGACTGCGCCGAAGCAATCCCCTGCTTCGAAACGCCGAAGGGCCAGAGCACCAAGGATATGGCGCAGCAACTCAAGGACCAGCAGGACACGATCAACGATCAGTCTCCTGAAGAGATGCAAAAGCGGCTCGACGAGGCCGATTCGCGGAGACAAACAACAGGGAGTTATCGGCCTGAAGGCGATGCCAACGCGAGAGAGAATGCGTGCAGTAATTACCAAACTGACAGGCAAGCTGAATTGGAGTCCCAATTCCAGGAGGAGGGCTTAACTCCGGAAGAAGCTGCGAAAGAAGCAGCCACCCAAACAGCAAAGGAAATGGCAGGGATGGACGCGACCCACGCTCTCGACGCGATTGCCGGCGGGGCGCAGGGAGATAGCCTTACCATGGCGAATAGGTCGATCAATAGATCGATCGGGGCACAATGGAAATCACGAGTGAAGGCGCTCAAAAAAGCAGTCAAGCAAGCGCTGAAAAGAGGTGATAAGCATATGGATGTTAAACTCGAACCGTGCGAGGATGAGCCAGAATCATGA
- a CDS encoding IS6 family transposase, whose amino-acid sequence MIDLSLMLPLKGYRFPRSVIAYAVWSYYRFNLSLRDVEDLLAERGVTVSYETIRVWVDRFGPQMASQIRRDRPPAGNKWHIDEMVITIGGEPRWLWRAVDDRGDVLEILVQKRPNADAARRFLRKLMRRWGQPRVVVTDKLRSYDVAFRTDCRSADHRSHKRLNNRIEASHRHTRRREKIMGRFKSAGHAQRFLATHDQIVTLFRPKRHRLSARSFRHSRADAFSLWADYTANLAA is encoded by the coding sequence ATGATCGACCTGAGCTTGATGTTGCCTTTGAAGGGGTATCGCTTTCCCCGATCGGTGATCGCGTATGCGGTCTGGAGCTATTACCGGTTCAACCTGAGCCTGCGGGACGTTGAAGATCTGCTGGCTGAACGGGGTGTGACGGTCAGCTACGAGACGATCCGGGTGTGGGTCGATCGGTTCGGACCACAGATGGCCTCACAGATCCGGCGCGACCGGCCGCCGGCAGGCAATAAATGGCACATCGACGAAATGGTAATCACCATCGGCGGTGAGCCGCGCTGGCTTTGGCGCGCCGTCGATGACCGGGGTGATGTGCTGGAAATCCTGGTCCAGAAACGCCCCAATGCCGATGCCGCCCGACGATTTCTCCGCAAGCTGATGCGCCGATGGGGGCAGCCGCGCGTCGTGGTGACCGACAAGCTGCGAAGCTACGACGTCGCATTCCGCACGGATTGCCGCAGTGCCGATCATCGATCCCATAAGCGGTTGAACAATCGGATCGAAGCTTCTCACCGCCATACAAGGCGACGAGAAAAGATCATGGGCCGGTTCAAGTCCGCCGGCCATGCCCAGAGATTTCTCGCCACCCACGACCAGATCGTCACCCTGTTCCGCCCGAAACGCCATCGCCTCTCCGCCCGATCATTCCGCCACAGCCGGGCCGACGCATTCTCGCTCTGGGCCGACTACACCGCCAACCTGGCCGCCTGA
- a CDS encoding aldehyde dehydrogenase family protein has product MVIAGASGLESIGPVFERQRLRALALRTSSAAVRIATLRRLEAEIFRQRAALYEALHEDLRKPEAEVDLSELMPVIQEIRHACRNVAGWMAPRRVRPTRVMWGTRASVRAQPRGVALIIAPWNYPFNLALGPLVSAIAAGCTAIIKPSEFAPRTAALIGAIVAACFEADEVALFEGDAAMATALLALPFDHVFFTGSPAVGRIVMAAAARHLASVTLELGGKSPVIVDRTADLDKAARSIVWGKFANNGQTCIAPDHAYVHRDSVMPFIAAALRHLAAMYGEGGRSPDYCRIVTPQHFERIRRLIEDARARGAIVHVGGVYDAADKFIAPTLLSSVPADALIMHEEIFGPVLPIVPFDEIGEPIRAINAQPKPLALYVFSHDAAAVERIIAQTAAGGSCVNAVMAQYLHANLPFGGINNSGIGSAHEQYGFRAFSHERAVLKDRFSAAPMLFPPYSRRVRRMIKLILRFLT; this is encoded by the coding sequence GTGGTGATCGCCGGCGCTTCGGGGTTGGAGTCGATCGGCCCGGTGTTCGAGCGGCAGCGCCTGCGGGCGCTGGCGCTGCGGACCTCCTCGGCGGCGGTGCGGATTGCGACGCTGCGACGGCTCGAGGCGGAGATTTTTCGCCAGCGTGCGGCCTTGTATGAGGCATTGCACGAAGATCTGCGCAAGCCGGAGGCTGAGGTCGATCTGTCGGAACTGATGCCGGTGATCCAGGAAATCCGGCATGCCTGCCGTAATGTGGCGGGCTGGATGGCGCCGCGCCGGGTGCGCCCGACGCGGGTGATGTGGGGAACAAGGGCAAGCGTGCGCGCACAACCGCGCGGGGTCGCGCTGATCATCGCGCCGTGGAACTATCCATTCAACCTCGCGCTCGGCCCGCTGGTTTCAGCGATCGCGGCAGGCTGCACCGCCATCATCAAACCATCGGAATTCGCGCCGCGCACGGCTGCGCTGATCGGCGCCATCGTCGCGGCGTGTTTTGAGGCTGATGAGGTCGCGCTGTTCGAGGGTGACGCCGCAATGGCGACTGCGCTGCTCGCCCTGCCGTTCGATCATGTGTTTTTCACGGGCAGTCCGGCCGTCGGCAGGATCGTGATGGCGGCCGCTGCGCGGCACCTCGCCTCGGTCACGCTGGAACTGGGCGGTAAGAGCCCGGTGATCGTGGACCGGACCGCCGATCTGGACAAAGCGGCGCGCAGCATCGTTTGGGGCAAGTTCGCCAATAACGGGCAGACCTGCATCGCACCCGATCATGCCTATGTGCATCGGGACAGCGTGATGCCGTTCATCGCGGCTGCGCTGCGGCATCTGGCCGCGATGTATGGCGAGGGCGGCCGCAGCCCGGATTACTGCCGGATCGTCACGCCGCAGCATTTCGAGCGGATCAGGCGGCTGATCGAGGACGCGCGCGCCCGGGGCGCAATCGTGCATGTCGGTGGTGTGTACGACGCGGCGGACAAGTTCATTGCGCCGACCTTGCTGTCCAGCGTGCCTGCGGATGCCTTGATCATGCACGAGGAGATCTTTGGCCCGGTGCTGCCGATCGTGCCGTTCGACGAAATCGGCGAGCCGATCCGCGCGATCAACGCACAGCCGAAACCGCTGGCGCTGTATGTGTTTTCCCACGATGCGGCCGCCGTCGAGCGAATCATTGCGCAAACCGCAGCCGGCGGATCTTGCGTGAACGCGGTGATGGCGCAGTATCTGCACGCCAACCTGCCGTTCGGCGGCATCAACAATTCGGGGATCGGCAGTGCCCATGAGCAGTATGGCTTCCGAGCATTTTCGCATGAGCGCGCCGTGTTGAAGGACCGGTTCAGTGCGGCACCGATGCTGTTTCCGCCCTACTCGCGCCGTGTGAGGCGGATGATCAAGCTTATTCTGCGGTTCCTGACCTGA
- a CDS encoding NUDIX hydrolase, protein MAGGLRLRYGWGVPDLPISRIIHIAAALLIAADGRMLLVRKRGTSAFMQPGGKIGPDEDAVTALVRELREELGVAVHPAQAVYLGCFEADAANEPGHVVRAELFRVALSGTARPDAEIEEMIWVDSGVAAGVELAPLTRDYVVPMHAAQARL, encoded by the coding sequence ATGGCGGGCGGGTTGCGGCTTCGGTATGGTTGGGGCGTGCCGGACCTGCCGATTTCGCGGATCATTCATATTGCCGCCGCGCTGCTGATTGCGGCGGATGGGCGGATGCTGCTGGTGCGAAAGCGCGGGACGTCCGCTTTCATGCAGCCGGGGGGCAAGATCGGGCCGGATGAGGATGCGGTGACCGCGCTGGTGCGGGAGTTGCGGGAGGAGCTTGGCGTTGCGGTGCATCCGGCGCAGGCGGTTTATCTCGGTTGTTTCGAGGCGGACGCAGCCAATGAGCCGGGGCATGTGGTGCGGGCGGAGTTGTTCCGGGTGGCGCTTTCGGGGACGGCACGCCCGGATGCCGAGATCGAGGAGATGATCTGGGTCGATTCCGGTGTGGCCGCTGGCGTCGAACTGGCGCCTTTGACGCGGGATTATGTGGTGCCGATGCATGCGGCGCAGGCACGTCTTTGA
- a CDS encoding IS3 family transposase (programmed frameshift) yields the protein MGVKRKQHGAEFKARVAMAALSGEKTLAELSAEFGVHATMISAWKQELVKRAGELFERGNKAAVAEDAQKMIDDLHRKIGQLQVERDFLGRAARHLPTAERRAMIAPNAELSINRQCALLGVARSSFYHRPQAEPAEELDLLARLERIFTDYPVYGSRRLQVALGREGISVGRRRIRRLMKKLGLCAVRPKPDTSKPNHEHKIYPYLLRDKVIDRSNQVWSTDITYIPMRQGFLYLVVILDWSTRRVLAWRLSNTLTVGFCIKALREALARFSRPEIFNSDQGSQFTSEEFTKVLREHGVQISMDGRGRCHDNIFVERLWWTVKHEWVYLRPAATGIEQKRSLSEFFDWYNRRRPHQALNWQTPDEAYFGSTAAAMAKAA from the exons ATGGGTGTAAAGAGGAAGCAGCACGGGGCGGAATTCAAAGCTCGTGTGGCGATGGCGGCGCTGTCGGGGGAGAAGACCCTGGCGGAGTTGTCGGCTGAATTTGGGGTTCATGCGACGATGATCAGCGCGTGGAAGCAGGAGTTGGTGAAGCGCGCAGGGGAATTATTCGAGCGCGGCAACAAGGCGGCCGTTGCCGAGGACGCACAGAAGATGATCGATGATCTGCACCGCAAGATCGGCCAGTTGCAGGTTGAACGGGATTTTCTTG GCCGGGCAGCCCGCCATCTCCCGACTGCTGAGAGGCGGGCGATGATCGCGCCGAATGCGGAGCTGTCCATCAACCGGCAATGCGCCCTTCTGGGTGTTGCGCGCAGCAGTTTTTATCATCGTCCGCAGGCGGAGCCGGCGGAAGAGCTCGATCTGCTGGCCCGTCTTGAGCGGATTTTCACCGATTATCCGGTCTACGGCAGCCGCCGGTTGCAGGTAGCGTTGGGGCGAGAGGGAATTTCGGTCGGTCGCCGGCGGATACGGCGCTTGATGAAAAAACTCGGCCTCTGCGCGGTCCGGCCAAAGCCCGACACAAGCAAGCCCAACCACGAGCACAAGATCTACCCCTATCTGCTGCGCGACAAGGTGATCGACCGGTCCAATCAGGTCTGGTCAACCGACATCACCTACATCCCAATGCGTCAGGGGTTTCTGTACCTGGTCGTGATCTTGGACTGGTCGACCCGGAGGGTTCTGGCATGGCGGTTGTCCAATACGCTCACGGTGGGGTTCTGCATCAAGGCGCTGCGTGAGGCGCTGGCGCGGTTCAGCAGGCCAGAGATTTTCAACTCCGACCAGGGATCGCAGTTCACCAGCGAGGAGTTCACCAAGGTGCTGCGCGAGCACGGCGTGCAGATCAGCATGGACGGGCGCGGGCGCTGTCACGACAATATCTTCGTCGAGCGGCTCTGGTGGACGGTAAAGCATGAGTGGGTCTACCTGCGTCCGGCTGCGACCGGCATTGAACAAAAGCGCAGCCTGAGCGAATTCTTCGACTGGTATAATCGGCGACGACCGCACCAGGCGTTGAACTGGCAGACGCCGGACGAGGCATATTTCGGGTCGACCGCTGCGGCCATGGCGAAGGCGGCGTAA